In one window of Leguminivora glycinivorella isolate SPB_JAAS2020 chromosome 10, LegGlyc_1.1, whole genome shotgun sequence DNA:
- the LOC125230148 gene encoding uncharacterized protein LOC125230148 isoform X2: MESQSAPPSPEESGEAVYDPRCGRYQLQHTPSLQRTFASCRETTRPRPHHRHAVSEPARPDDRVLTTAEVHDYPSSESGIAADCPHPHTSNDDSPSYDRSDYEGNSSYSLRRTPDYHHTLDCKHRPVDYSRSHTPDYSHGHGAECERGHTRTQGRRAHRKHRREEDDGAQSLDERCARDLDEILPARLAAVNLSREPPPQTWNRSNIAATMERFEPVDYSYAYYDHHLSMPSSSRKANRHRGRGGIPRDRTARHNYVTRYGTEENIYEEITDGTRTCPKHRYPPRQSLVSLDRSVVEEEVRRVESRHKRILGELNLSVEAMLMPECESPDSERAEDRDNIEELLRVGPTDELLSPASCNPPDLDSGFSGSSSGASYVGSLRRKPTGSVPHLPAVAYGTRGAGVRILGADECSVRCPRDTTSPRSSSCGDAKTTGFWNKKSWKKISGFSSSNSINKAGLTDDACRPSRAKSRTATIPYSYSNGKLVVPLDSLAQS; this comes from the exons ATGGAATCACAAAGCGCGCCGCCAAGCCCCGAGGAGTCGGGGGAGGCGGTGTACGACCCGAGGTGCGGCCGCTACCAGCTGCAGCACACGCCCTCGCTCCAGCGCACCTTCGCCAGCTGTCGAGAAACCACGCGGCCCAGGCCTCACCATCGACACGCCGTCTCGGAGCCCGCGCGACCCGACGATCGGGTACTCACCACCGCAGAAGTACACGACTACCCTTCCTCCGAATCAGGCATCGCCGCCGACTGTCCACACCCCCACACGAGCAACGACGACAGTCCCTCTTACGATCGATCTGACTATGAAGGAAATTCTAGCTATAGTCTCAGGCGTACACCTGATTACCATCATACCTTAGACTGTAAACACAGGCCGGTCGATTATAGTCGTAGTCATACACCTGATTATAGTCACGGTCATGGGGCAGAATGTGAGCGTGGCCACACGCGCACTCAGGGTCGCAGAGCTCATAGAAAGCACAGGCGGGAAGAGGATGATGGAGCGCAATCACTTGACGAGCGGTGTGCTAGAGACTTGGATGAAATCCTACCAGCTCGGCTAGCAGCTGTCAACTTGTCGAGAGAACCGCCGCCACAAACGTGGAATAGAAGCAATATTGCTGCCACAATGGAAAGGTTCGAGCCCGTCGACTATTCATATGCTTACTATGACCACCATTTATCAATGCCGTCGTCGTCAAGGAAGGCTAACAGGCATCGAGGACGTGGTGGAATACCACGAGACCGTACAGCGCGTCACAACTACGTTACTCGATACGGAACCGAGGAAAATATATATGAAGAAATAACAGACGGAACAAGAACGTGTCCTAAGCATAGATACCCTCCACGACAATCGCTCGTCTCACTAGATAGGAGTGTCGTAGAAGAAGAAGTTCGCCGGGTAGAGTCGAGGCACAAGAGAATTTTAGGAGAGCTAAATCTTAGTGTCGAAGCCATGTTAATGCCAGAATGCGAATCTCCGGATTCGGAACGAGCTGAAGATAGGGATAATATAGAAGAATTGCTAAGAGTCGGGCCAACGGATGAATTACTTTCGCCTGCAAGCTGTAATCCTCCGGATTTGGATAGCGGGTTTAGTGGGAGCAGCAGTGGAGCGAGTTACGTCGGCAGTTTGCGACGGAAGCCGACCGGGTCGGTGCCTCACTTACCGGCGGTGGCGTACGGCACGCGCGGTGCCGGAGTCCGCATACTGGGCGCTGACGAATGCAGCGTGCGCTGCCCTAGGGACACCACCTCGCCCAGAAGCTCTAGCTGCGGTGACGCCAAAACAACGGGGTTTTGGAATAAGAAATCCTGGAAGAAAATATCAGGTTTCTCTAGCTCAAACAGCATCAACAAGGCCGGACTCACTG ATGACGCCTGTAGGCCAAGCCGAGCTAAGTCCAGAACAGCCACTATACCATACAG CTACTCCAACGGAAAACTGGTGGTGCCGCTGGATTCCCTAGCGCAGAGCTGA
- the LOC125230148 gene encoding uncharacterized protein LOC125230148 isoform X3 — translation MESQSAPPSPEESGEAVYDPRCGRYQLQHTPSLQRTFASCRETTRPRPHHRHAVSEPARPDDRVLTTAEVHDYPSSESGIAADCPHPHTSNDDSPSYDRSDYEGNSSYSLRRTPDYHHTLDCKHRPVDYSRSHTPDYSHGHGAECERGHTRTQGRRAHRKHRREEDDGAQSLDERCARDLDEILPARLAAVNLSREPPPQTWNRSNIAATMERFEPVDYSYAYYDHHLSMPSSSRKANRHRGRGGIPRDRTARHNYVTRYGTEENIYEEITDGTRTCPKHRYPPRQSLVSLDRSVVEEEVRRVESRHKRILGELNLSVEAMLMPECESPDSERAEDRDNIEELLRVGPTDELLSPASCNPPDLDSGFSGSSSGASYVGSLRRKPTGSVPHLPAVAYGTRGAGVRILGADECSVRCPRDTTSPRSSSCGDAKTTGFWNKKSWKKISGFSSSNSINKAGLTATPTENWWCRWIP, via the exons ATGGAATCACAAAGCGCGCCGCCAAGCCCCGAGGAGTCGGGGGAGGCGGTGTACGACCCGAGGTGCGGCCGCTACCAGCTGCAGCACACGCCCTCGCTCCAGCGCACCTTCGCCAGCTGTCGAGAAACCACGCGGCCCAGGCCTCACCATCGACACGCCGTCTCGGAGCCCGCGCGACCCGACGATCGGGTACTCACCACCGCAGAAGTACACGACTACCCTTCCTCCGAATCAGGCATCGCCGCCGACTGTCCACACCCCCACACGAGCAACGACGACAGTCCCTCTTACGATCGATCTGACTATGAAGGAAATTCTAGCTATAGTCTCAGGCGTACACCTGATTACCATCATACCTTAGACTGTAAACACAGGCCGGTCGATTATAGTCGTAGTCATACACCTGATTATAGTCACGGTCATGGGGCAGAATGTGAGCGTGGCCACACGCGCACTCAGGGTCGCAGAGCTCATAGAAAGCACAGGCGGGAAGAGGATGATGGAGCGCAATCACTTGACGAGCGGTGTGCTAGAGACTTGGATGAAATCCTACCAGCTCGGCTAGCAGCTGTCAACTTGTCGAGAGAACCGCCGCCACAAACGTGGAATAGAAGCAATATTGCTGCCACAATGGAAAGGTTCGAGCCCGTCGACTATTCATATGCTTACTATGACCACCATTTATCAATGCCGTCGTCGTCAAGGAAGGCTAACAGGCATCGAGGACGTGGTGGAATACCACGAGACCGTACAGCGCGTCACAACTACGTTACTCGATACGGAACCGAGGAAAATATATATGAAGAAATAACAGACGGAACAAGAACGTGTCCTAAGCATAGATACCCTCCACGACAATCGCTCGTCTCACTAGATAGGAGTGTCGTAGAAGAAGAAGTTCGCCGGGTAGAGTCGAGGCACAAGAGAATTTTAGGAGAGCTAAATCTTAGTGTCGAAGCCATGTTAATGCCAGAATGCGAATCTCCGGATTCGGAACGAGCTGAAGATAGGGATAATATAGAAGAATTGCTAAGAGTCGGGCCAACGGATGAATTACTTTCGCCTGCAAGCTGTAATCCTCCGGATTTGGATAGCGGGTTTAGTGGGAGCAGCAGTGGAGCGAGTTACGTCGGCAGTTTGCGACGGAAGCCGACCGGGTCGGTGCCTCACTTACCGGCGGTGGCGTACGGCACGCGCGGTGCCGGAGTCCGCATACTGGGCGCTGACGAATGCAGCGTGCGCTGCCCTAGGGACACCACCTCGCCCAGAAGCTCTAGCTGCGGTGACGCCAAAACAACGGGGTTTTGGAATAAGAAATCCTGGAAGAAAATATCAGGTTTCTCTAGCTCAAACAGCATCAACAAGGCCGGACTCACTG CTACTCCAACGGAAAACTGGTGGTGCCGCTGGATTCCCTAG
- the LOC125230148 gene encoding uncharacterized protein LOC125230148 isoform X1, whose translation MESQSAPPSPEESGEAVYDPRCGRYQLQHTPSLQRTFASCRETTRPRPHHRHAVSEPARPDDRVLTTAEVHDYPSSESGIAADCPHPHTSNDDSPSYDRSDYEGNSSYSLRRTPDYHHTLDCKHRPVDYSRSHTPDYSHGHGAECERGHTRTQGRRAHRKHRREEDDGAQSLDERCARDLDEILPARLAAVNLSREPPPQTWNRSNIAATMERFEPVDYSYAYYDHHLSMPSSSRKANRHRGRGGIPRDRTARHNYVTRYGTEENIYEEITDGTRTCPKHRYPPRQSLVSLDRSVVEEEVRRVESRHKRILGELNLSVEAMLMPECESPDSERAEDRDNIEELLRVGPTDELLSPASCNPPDLDSGFSGSSSGASYVGSLRRKPTGSVPHLPAVAYGTRGAGVRILGADECSVRCPRDTTSPRSSSCGDAKTTGFWNKKSWKKISGFSSSNSINKAGLTGLLVRYTFRRKSGSQGSQSKRRAEPVTCDACLSQRC comes from the exons ATGGAATCACAAAGCGCGCCGCCAAGCCCCGAGGAGTCGGGGGAGGCGGTGTACGACCCGAGGTGCGGCCGCTACCAGCTGCAGCACACGCCCTCGCTCCAGCGCACCTTCGCCAGCTGTCGAGAAACCACGCGGCCCAGGCCTCACCATCGACACGCCGTCTCGGAGCCCGCGCGACCCGACGATCGGGTACTCACCACCGCAGAAGTACACGACTACCCTTCCTCCGAATCAGGCATCGCCGCCGACTGTCCACACCCCCACACGAGCAACGACGACAGTCCCTCTTACGATCGATCTGACTATGAAGGAAATTCTAGCTATAGTCTCAGGCGTACACCTGATTACCATCATACCTTAGACTGTAAACACAGGCCGGTCGATTATAGTCGTAGTCATACACCTGATTATAGTCACGGTCATGGGGCAGAATGTGAGCGTGGCCACACGCGCACTCAGGGTCGCAGAGCTCATAGAAAGCACAGGCGGGAAGAGGATGATGGAGCGCAATCACTTGACGAGCGGTGTGCTAGAGACTTGGATGAAATCCTACCAGCTCGGCTAGCAGCTGTCAACTTGTCGAGAGAACCGCCGCCACAAACGTGGAATAGAAGCAATATTGCTGCCACAATGGAAAGGTTCGAGCCCGTCGACTATTCATATGCTTACTATGACCACCATTTATCAATGCCGTCGTCGTCAAGGAAGGCTAACAGGCATCGAGGACGTGGTGGAATACCACGAGACCGTACAGCGCGTCACAACTACGTTACTCGATACGGAACCGAGGAAAATATATATGAAGAAATAACAGACGGAACAAGAACGTGTCCTAAGCATAGATACCCTCCACGACAATCGCTCGTCTCACTAGATAGGAGTGTCGTAGAAGAAGAAGTTCGCCGGGTAGAGTCGAGGCACAAGAGAATTTTAGGAGAGCTAAATCTTAGTGTCGAAGCCATGTTAATGCCAGAATGCGAATCTCCGGATTCGGAACGAGCTGAAGATAGGGATAATATAGAAGAATTGCTAAGAGTCGGGCCAACGGATGAATTACTTTCGCCTGCAAGCTGTAATCCTCCGGATTTGGATAGCGGGTTTAGTGGGAGCAGCAGTGGAGCGAGTTACGTCGGCAGTTTGCGACGGAAGCCGACCGGGTCGGTGCCTCACTTACCGGCGGTGGCGTACGGCACGCGCGGTGCCGGAGTCCGCATACTGGGCGCTGACGAATGCAGCGTGCGCTGCCCTAGGGACACCACCTCGCCCAGAAGCTCTAGCTGCGGTGACGCCAAAACAACGGGGTTTTGGAATAAGAAATCCTGGAAGAAAATATCAGGTTTCTCTAGCTCAAACAGCATCAACAAGGCCGGACTCACTG GTCTGCTCGTTAGGTACACTTTCCGGCGTAAGTCCGGGTCGCAGGGCTCTCAGAGCAAGCGGCGTGCCGAGCCGGTCACATGCGATGCGTGCCTCTCACAACGATGTTAG